The Thermoleophilum album genome includes a window with the following:
- the recJ gene encoding single-stranded-DNA-specific exonuclease RecJ, with protein MYAQGWVIEPLDGAAVRELSRALGVSPLLAAILVRRGFRDPVRARAFLERSERHDPELLPGACEAVRVLERHLRSGSRIVVHGDYDVDGVCATALAVRALRALGAEPHWFLPAREEGYGLSLRTVEQLAARGCQLLLAVDCGVTAAAEIRRARELGIEVIVVDHHRPGEQLPPATLVHPELGPAPYPTTNLCATATVAKLFELCARTLGSAAGEVLAFAPELCALATVCDVVPLEGENRRLVAEGLRAFATTRCVGLRALCEVAGTHPSAVGERELAFRLGPRLNAAGRIDRPDCALELLLCDDARQAAALAAELDALNRCRQEEELRTLFAAESQCAEQAARAAMVVAGEGWHPGVVGIVASRLVERWRRPCLVVALDGDRGRGSGRSIPAYDLHAGLAACASHLERFGGHRLAAGIEIRREQLPAFAEALAQHAAAELSPHDLRLRCRIDAVVSGHELDLELATELEKLRPFGAGNPAPLLLLRAARAERIRPLGEGARHARLTLRAPGGRLEAVAFGVRPASLRALEACEHEVAVRLERNEHNGWLEARAVVAAVRAADRTPPPRSTDALQAADLAVPRPDRRAPANLAGRRRLVDLRGLDSRWLIGELAWRDCALVVADADRRRERLVALGVSRESCGALLDWEDLCADRELAGPFARLVALDPPPLPEAIASDAALAELAAGLPGSAGELIACWGEPELRFALDAWRWRLDLRSHLRELWRELRAAGGTLAGEELRRALRGRYRHARPPALRRALAQTLAELGLAEVAWGQDGAVTQLKLRKPPERTVELEKSPTFAQRLRLLEALERVVVRAIDAAKPPEAALSGRL; from the coding sequence ATGTACGCCCAAGGATGGGTTATTGAGCCGCTCGACGGCGCTGCGGTGCGTGAGCTGAGCCGCGCCCTCGGCGTGTCACCTCTGCTCGCAGCGATCCTCGTGCGACGCGGTTTCCGCGACCCGGTGCGCGCACGCGCGTTCTTGGAGCGCAGCGAGCGGCACGATCCCGAGTTGCTGCCGGGTGCGTGTGAGGCGGTTCGCGTGCTCGAGCGACACCTGCGCAGCGGCTCGCGGATCGTGGTTCACGGCGACTACGACGTCGACGGTGTCTGCGCCACGGCACTGGCAGTTCGCGCTCTGCGTGCGCTGGGGGCCGAACCGCACTGGTTCTTGCCGGCCAGAGAAGAGGGCTACGGACTCAGCTTGCGAACCGTCGAGCAGCTAGCTGCCCGCGGCTGCCAGCTGTTGCTCGCCGTCGACTGCGGCGTTACGGCTGCCGCGGAGATAAGACGGGCGCGCGAGCTGGGCATCGAAGTGATCGTCGTCGACCACCACCGGCCAGGCGAGCAATTACCGCCAGCGACGCTCGTTCATCCCGAGCTCGGACCGGCGCCGTACCCGACCACCAACCTCTGTGCGACCGCGACCGTCGCCAAGCTCTTCGAGCTGTGCGCACGCACGCTCGGGTCAGCGGCGGGCGAGGTCTTGGCGTTCGCACCGGAGCTGTGCGCACTTGCCACGGTTTGTGACGTCGTGCCGCTGGAGGGAGAGAACCGGCGGCTGGTCGCGGAGGGGCTGCGTGCCTTCGCCACCACCCGCTGCGTCGGCCTGCGGGCGCTGTGCGAGGTCGCCGGCACACATCCCAGCGCCGTCGGGGAGCGCGAACTGGCGTTCCGGCTAGGTCCGAGGCTGAACGCCGCTGGCCGCATCGATCGTCCCGACTGCGCACTCGAGCTGCTGCTGTGCGACGACGCGCGGCAAGCGGCGGCGCTGGCCGCCGAGCTGGATGCGCTCAATCGATGTCGTCAAGAGGAAGAGCTGCGAACGCTCTTCGCCGCCGAGTCGCAGTGCGCCGAGCAGGCGGCGCGCGCAGCGATGGTGGTGGCCGGCGAGGGGTGGCATCCCGGCGTCGTCGGTATCGTCGCCTCGCGGCTGGTCGAGCGCTGGCGAAGACCGTGCCTGGTGGTCGCGCTCGACGGAGATCGCGGACGTGGCTCGGGGCGGTCGATCCCCGCCTACGACCTGCACGCCGGCTTGGCTGCCTGCGCTAGCCATCTCGAGCGTTTCGGCGGTCATCGGCTGGCCGCCGGCATCGAGATCCGCCGCGAGCAGCTGCCGGCCTTTGCCGAAGCGTTGGCGCAGCACGCTGCGGCGGAGCTGTCGCCGCACGATCTACGGCTGCGTTGCCGCATCGACGCCGTCGTCTCGGGGCACGAGCTTGACCTCGAGCTGGCCACCGAGCTCGAGAAACTGCGCCCGTTCGGCGCTGGCAACCCTGCGCCGCTACTGCTTTTGAGGGCGGCGCGGGCGGAGCGCATACGCCCCCTGGGCGAGGGGGCTCGCCATGCGCGACTCACCTTGCGTGCTCCCGGCGGCCGGCTGGAAGCGGTCGCCTTCGGTGTGCGCCCGGCTTCGCTGCGGGCACTCGAAGCCTGCGAACACGAGGTCGCCGTGCGGCTCGAGCGCAACGAGCACAACGGCTGGCTGGAGGCGCGGGCGGTAGTCGCGGCTGTGCGCGCAGCTGATCGTACGCCGCCGCCGCGGTCGACCGACGCGCTGCAAGCCGCTGACTTGGCGGTGCCACGGCCCGACCGCCGAGCGCCCGCCAACTTAGCTGGCCGTCGCCGGCTCGTCGATCTCCGAGGCCTCGACAGCCGTTGGCTGATCGGCGAACTCGCCTGGCGCGACTGCGCACTGGTCGTCGCCGACGCTGATCGCCGACGCGAGCGGCTGGTGGCGCTCGGCGTTTCGCGCGAATCCTGTGGAGCGCTGCTCGACTGGGAGGATCTGTGTGCGGACCGCGAGCTGGCTGGGCCCTTTGCTCGCCTCGTCGCGCTCGATCCGCCGCCGCTGCCGGAGGCGATCGCGTCGGACGCTGCGTTGGCGGAGCTCGCGGCTGGTCTGCCGGGCAGCGCAGGCGAGTTGATCGCTTGTTGGGGCGAGCCGGAGCTGCGCTTCGCGCTCGATGCTTGGCGCTGGCGGCTCGACCTACGTTCGCATTTGCGGGAGCTGTGGCGAGAGCTGCGCGCGGCTGGCGGAACGCTCGCCGGTGAGGAACTGCGGCGCGCGCTGAGAGGCCGCTACCGCCACGCGCGACCGCCAGCGCTGCGCCGGGCGCTCGCGCAGACGCTCGCCGAGCTTGGACTGGCCGAGGTCGCGTGGGGGCAAGATGGCGCCGTTACGCAGTTGAAACTGCGCAAGCCGCCCGAGCGGACGGTCGAGCTCGAGAAATCGCCGACTTTTGCCCAGCGGCTCCGACTGCTAGAGGCGCTCGAAAGGGTGGTGGTGCGCGCGATCGACGCCGCGAAGCCTCCAGAAGCGGCCCTCAGCGGCCGACTCTAG
- a CDS encoding RelA/SpoT family protein, producing MSNEAVKGAGTSGAGATEQLERGTASADAARSDAPARAAERASDRAEGAGGGFERTPVDAAPSPHAPAGPADRLTPEQRRMLGDLLAVVAEHADEAAQPVDQEMVERAFVFACQRHAGQRRASGEDFIVHPVGVAKICAGMRLDTETLCAALLHDTVEDTSASLEEIEALFGQEVATLVDGVTKLSGVTFQSRDERQAENYRKMMVAMAADLRVVLIKLADRLHNMRTISSLPRHKQQEKARETLDIFAPLAHRLGIHAIKWELEDLAFQTLHPRKYNEIKELVSQQRAEREAYVARAGEILKRELAAVGIPAEISGRAKHFYSIYLKMTRKGREFNEIYDLTAMRVLVDSVKDCYGAIGVIHSLWKPMPGRFKDFVAMPKFNMYQSLHTTVIGPEGKPLEIQVRTHEMHRTAEFGVAAHWLYKEEGGKAPEDKMDWLRQLLDWQQDLSDPREFTETLKRDLFEDEVFVFTPKGEVKSLPAGSTPLDFAYAVHTDVGHRCVGAKVNGKVVPLHYRLRSGDICEILTSKKERGPSRDWLSLVKSTRAQSKIRAWFKREHREDAERHGRELLQEQLRRHSLPPQKMVGSSLLADVIREMGFRKADDFYVALGEEKISPRVVVNKVMQRLKRGEAVAEPEGASAELLSRREKRPKRTAAASAYGIRVEGIDDVPVRIAKCCRPVPGDPICGYISLGRGITVHHEHCLNARALRRNSAERFTPVSWDGDAETSFRAEIEIAAWDRTGLLEDLSRTFSESGLNIVEARCTVNHPMVKNRFVVECGDTRVLKAVIQKLRNVESVFDAYRVTPSR from the coding sequence GTGAGCAACGAGGCCGTCAAAGGAGCCGGCACGTCGGGGGCCGGCGCGACCGAACAACTCGAACGCGGCACGGCGTCGGCGGACGCTGCGCGTAGCGACGCGCCAGCGCGGGCGGCTGAGCGCGCCAGTGATCGTGCCGAAGGCGCCGGCGGCGGGTTCGAACGCACACCGGTCGACGCGGCTCCCTCCCCGCACGCACCTGCCGGTCCTGCCGATCGACTCACGCCAGAGCAGCGGCGGATGCTCGGCGACCTGCTGGCGGTGGTGGCGGAACACGCCGACGAGGCGGCGCAGCCGGTCGACCAGGAGATGGTCGAGCGCGCTTTCGTGTTCGCCTGCCAACGCCACGCCGGGCAGCGGCGGGCGTCGGGCGAGGACTTCATCGTTCACCCGGTCGGCGTAGCCAAGATCTGTGCGGGCATGCGTCTCGACACCGAGACGCTGTGCGCAGCGTTGCTCCACGACACCGTCGAGGACACGAGCGCGTCGCTCGAGGAGATCGAGGCTCTGTTCGGCCAGGAGGTGGCGACGCTCGTCGACGGCGTGACCAAGCTCTCCGGCGTCACTTTCCAGAGCCGCGACGAGCGCCAAGCTGAGAACTACCGCAAGATGATGGTGGCGATGGCCGCCGACCTGCGGGTCGTGTTGATAAAGCTTGCGGACCGTCTCCACAATATGCGGACGATCTCCTCGCTGCCGCGACACAAGCAGCAGGAGAAGGCGCGCGAAACGCTCGACATATTCGCGCCGCTTGCCCATCGACTGGGTATCCACGCGATCAAGTGGGAACTCGAGGATCTCGCGTTCCAAACACTTCACCCACGTAAGTACAACGAGATCAAGGAGCTCGTCAGCCAGCAGCGCGCCGAGCGAGAAGCTTACGTAGCACGCGCCGGCGAGATCCTCAAACGCGAGCTCGCGGCGGTTGGTATCCCTGCGGAAATATCAGGTCGTGCAAAGCATTTCTACTCAATTTACTTGAAGATGACACGTAAGGGCCGTGAGTTCAATGAAATTTATGACCTCACGGCGATGCGTGTATTGGTCGACTCGGTAAAAGATTGTTACGGTGCGATCGGTGTTATCCACTCGCTGTGGAAGCCCATGCCCGGACGGTTCAAGGACTTTGTAGCGATGCCCAAGTTCAACATGTACCAGTCTCTCCATACCACGGTAATTGGTCCTGAGGGTAAGCCGCTTGAGATCCAGGTACGTACCCATGAGATGCACCGGACGGCCGAGTTCGGTGTCGCCGCCCACTGGCTTTACAAGGAAGAGGGTGGCAAGGCGCCCGAGGACAAGATGGATTGGCTGCGCCAACTGCTCGATTGGCAGCAGGACCTGTCCGATCCCCGCGAATTCACGGAGACGCTCAAGCGCGACCTGTTCGAAGACGAAGTCTTCGTGTTCACGCCGAAGGGCGAGGTCAAGTCGCTGCCGGCGGGCTCGACCCCGCTCGACTTCGCGTACGCGGTGCATACCGACGTCGGTCACCGCTGCGTCGGGGCGAAGGTCAACGGCAAGGTGGTTCCGCTCCACTATCGCCTGCGCTCCGGCGACATCTGCGAGATCCTGACGTCGAAGAAAGAGCGCGGCCCCTCGCGCGACTGGCTGTCCCTGGTCAAGTCGACGCGCGCGCAGTCGAAGATCCGCGCCTGGTTCAAGCGCGAGCACCGCGAGGACGCGGAGCGGCACGGCCGGGAGTTGCTGCAAGAGCAACTGCGGCGCCACAGTCTGCCGCCGCAGAAGATGGTGGGCTCGTCGCTGCTCGCCGACGTGATCCGCGAGATGGGTTTCCGCAAAGCCGATGACTTCTACGTCGCGCTCGGCGAGGAGAAGATCTCGCCGCGCGTCGTCGTCAACAAGGTGATGCAGCGCCTCAAGCGGGGCGAGGCGGTGGCCGAGCCCGAGGGCGCGTCGGCGGAGCTACTGTCGCGCCGCGAGAAGCGCCCGAAGCGCACTGCCGCCGCGTCCGCCTACGGGATACGCGTCGAAGGGATCGACGACGTGCCAGTGCGGATCGCCAAGTGCTGCCGGCCGGTGCCCGGCGATCCGATCTGCGGCTACATCTCGCTCGGACGCGGGATCACCGTGCATCACGAACACTGCCTCAACGCTCGTGCGCTGCGGCGCAACTCGGCCGAGCGTTTCACGCCCGTCAGCTGGGACGGTGACGCGGAGACCTCGTTCCGGGCGGAAATCGAGATCGCGGCTTGGGATCGGACGGGTCTCCTCGAGGACCTCTCGAGGACGTTTTCGGAGTCCGGTCTCAACATCGTCGAAGCGCGTTGCACGGTCAATCACCCGATGGTGAAGAACCGCTTCGTCGTCGAGTGCGGTGACACCAGGGTCCTGAAGGCGGTGATCCAAAAGCTCCGCAACGTCGAGTCGGTGTTCGACGCCTACCGCGTGACGCCGAGTCGCTGA
- a CDS encoding diacylglycerol/lipid kinase family protein, with amino-acid sequence MSERRDAGVAQRAEAAARGEQRPSAPGREQSAPEPVERRAEALAASLLGSTARKHRMLVIVNPYATTVSDRLRNLVVYALRSRYEVDAVDTEARGHATQLCREAAREGYDVVCAFGGDGTVNEAANGLVGSDTPLTTLPGGSANIFCRTLGIPADVVDATEHLLRLADQLPKRRVDLGVVDDRHFLFAAGIGLDAEVTARVDAHPRLKARFGPWYYAWCAFAIFNRRYLFGQPPQMRVTLPDGRSVEAITCVAQNSDPYTFFAQRPIRVCQQAALDSGELALTALQRVAPVEVPSLIARLLSGRARVVANHRRICDLGSTPYAAVETLDGRPLPLHVDGDYLGERPRIELRSAPRALVCVA; translated from the coding sequence ATGAGCGAACGGCGAGACGCAGGAGTGGCGCAGCGCGCGGAGGCGGCTGCCCGCGGCGAGCAGCGACCATCGGCCCCCGGTCGCGAGCAGAGCGCGCCGGAGCCGGTCGAGCGTCGCGCCGAGGCGCTCGCCGCTTCCCTGCTCGGTAGCACAGCTCGCAAGCACCGGATGCTGGTGATCGTCAACCCCTACGCGACCACTGTCTCCGACCGTCTTCGCAATCTCGTCGTTTACGCGTTGCGGTCGCGCTACGAGGTGGACGCGGTCGACACCGAGGCGCGCGGCCATGCCACCCAGCTGTGCCGCGAGGCGGCACGCGAGGGCTACGACGTGGTCTGCGCGTTCGGCGGCGACGGCACGGTCAACGAAGCGGCCAACGGACTGGTAGGCAGCGATACGCCACTGACGACCCTTCCCGGCGGCTCGGCCAACATCTTCTGCCGCACACTGGGGATACCGGCCGACGTCGTCGACGCGACCGAACACCTGCTGCGGCTCGCCGATCAGTTGCCGAAGCGACGCGTCGACCTCGGGGTGGTCGACGACCGGCATTTCCTCTTCGCCGCCGGCATCGGGCTGGACGCGGAGGTGACCGCGCGCGTCGACGCGCACCCGCGCTTGAAGGCGCGCTTCGGCCCCTGGTACTACGCCTGGTGCGCCTTCGCGATCTTCAACCGGCGTTACCTCTTCGGCCAGCCACCGCAGATGCGGGTAACGCTGCCTGACGGACGAAGCGTCGAGGCGATCACTTGCGTCGCCCAGAACTCGGATCCTTACACGTTCTTTGCGCAACGGCCGATTCGCGTCTGCCAACAGGCGGCGCTGGACTCGGGCGAGCTCGCACTCACCGCCCTCCAGCGCGTCGCACCTGTCGAGGTCCCCAGCCTGATCGCGCGTCTCTTGAGCGGTCGTGCCCGCGTGGTCGCAAACCACCGGCGCATCTGCGATCTCGGATCGACACCGTACGCTGCGGTCGAGACGCTCGACGGTCGACCGCTGCCGCTGCATGTCGACGGGGACTACCTCGGCGAGCGTCCGCGCATCGAGCTGCGCAGCGCACCACGCGCACTGGTTTGCGTCGCCTGA
- a CDS encoding MBL fold metallo-hydrolase, with protein MEEGSETTTATYGSAEGWAEAARAGIHRLSIPTPFAVGRVNILLIEDEPLTLVDTGPNSGTSLTELERQLQALGRRVEEIELVLVTHQHIDHTGLVRIVAERSGAQVAAHERAAPFIENYRAEAQAEEEFACRMMLRYGIPVDVATALQAVSRSFRGWGASGPVHRRLRDGDTIELRERRLEVHHRPGHSPSDTLFVDNARRIAIVGDHLLAHISSNPLLTRHPDDPDRRDRVLLRYLDSLRRTRAMDLDLCLPGHGEPIVDHRALIDERFALHRRRAEKIYRLIAERPRSAYEIAQELWGNVAVTQAYLTLSEVLGHVDMLLVDGRVRERENDGVVVFEAVDG; from the coding sequence ATGGAAGAAGGATCCGAGACCACTACCGCGACCTACGGCTCGGCCGAGGGCTGGGCTGAGGCTGCTCGCGCCGGCATCCATCGCCTATCGATCCCCACGCCCTTCGCCGTCGGACGCGTCAACATCTTGCTGATCGAGGACGAGCCGCTGACGCTGGTCGACACCGGACCGAACTCCGGCACCTCGCTGACCGAACTCGAGCGCCAGCTGCAGGCCCTCGGCCGCCGGGTCGAGGAGATCGAGCTCGTGCTTGTTACGCATCAGCACATCGACCACACGGGTCTCGTACGGATCGTGGCCGAACGCTCGGGAGCCCAGGTCGCCGCCCACGAGCGGGCGGCTCCGTTCATCGAGAACTACCGCGCGGAGGCGCAGGCGGAGGAGGAGTTCGCCTGTCGCATGATGCTCCGCTACGGCATACCCGTCGACGTCGCCACCGCCTTGCAGGCGGTCTCGCGGTCGTTCCGCGGCTGGGGAGCGAGTGGGCCGGTCCACCGCCGCCTGCGCGACGGCGACACGATCGAGCTGCGGGAACGCCGGCTCGAGGTCCACCACCGCCCCGGCCACTCCCCCTCTGACACGTTGTTCGTGGACAACGCTCGGCGGATCGCGATCGTCGGCGATCACTTGCTCGCGCACATCTCTTCGAACCCGCTGCTGACACGGCACCCTGACGATCCCGACCGTCGCGATCGCGTTTTGCTTCGCTACCTCGATTCGCTGCGCCGGACCCGCGCCATGGATCTCGATCTGTGTCTACCCGGACACGGCGAACCGATCGTCGACCATCGGGCGCTGATCGACGAGCGTTTCGCGCTGCACCGGCGGCGCGCCGAGAAGATCTACCGACTGATCGCCGAACGCCCGCGAAGCGCCTACGAGATTGCCCAGGAGCTGTGGGGAAACGTGGCTGTGACGCAGGCGTACTTGACATTGTCGGAAGTCCTCGGCCACGTCGACATGCTGCTCGTCGACGGCCGCGTACGGGAGCGCGAAAACGACGGAGTGGTGGTGTTCGAGGCAGTCGACGGATGA
- a CDS encoding MFS transporter has product MRALASGWAPLRYPTWRRLWAGQLTSHVGTWMQLVGAQWLMLELGGSALLVALVQTAVSLPVVVLALPAGVLGDLVDRRRVLIASQAVAFAAALALAISTFAGSITPLSLLLLTFTVGLADALRRPAWQAVQQELVPRELVAQAVALNSASVNAARAVGPALGGLIVATAGPAWVFAANAVSFLAVLVAASSWRRKPQPTSGEAVRGALLAGLRFARSSPRLRRVLRSTLPFAFCASAVWSLLPVVAADRFGLQSGGYGVLLGAVGLGAVAGVAAIPRLRSSVGPNGLVIGGGALLAASLLVLALAPSAALASPALIVAGSAWIAAVSSLNACAQTILPAWVRARGLAVFLLTLQGGQAAGAALWGALADAQDVRLPLLLAAAGLVANALAGLRWPVRGGEDLDLTPAASWSEPQLAIEPAPGAGPVLVSVEYRVPHDAQSAFEQAMRAVERSRRRAGARRWGLFRDLADPERYLEVFLLPSWEEHLQLRRRLTVADLRFYERVRELTSAEPVERHLVAAGEPHSAVAQ; this is encoded by the coding sequence ATGCGGGCGCTCGCCTCGGGCTGGGCGCCGCTCCGCTACCCGACCTGGCGACGCCTGTGGGCCGGCCAGCTCACCTCGCACGTCGGCACCTGGATGCAGCTGGTGGGCGCGCAGTGGCTGATGCTCGAACTCGGGGGATCGGCGCTGCTGGTAGCGCTCGTCCAGACGGCGGTGAGCTTGCCGGTGGTGGTGCTCGCGCTGCCGGCGGGCGTTTTGGGTGATCTCGTCGACCGCCGCCGCGTCCTCATCGCAAGCCAAGCAGTCGCCTTCGCCGCCGCCCTGGCGCTGGCGATATCGACGTTTGCGGGGAGCATCACCCCGCTGTCGCTGCTGCTCCTGACGTTCACGGTCGGTCTCGCCGACGCGCTCCGCCGACCGGCTTGGCAGGCAGTCCAGCAAGAGCTGGTGCCCCGCGAGCTGGTGGCTCAGGCGGTGGCCCTGAACTCCGCCTCGGTCAACGCGGCACGAGCGGTAGGCCCAGCACTCGGCGGACTGATCGTCGCCACCGCCGGTCCCGCCTGGGTGTTCGCAGCCAATGCGGTTTCGTTCTTGGCCGTGCTGGTAGCAGCTTCGAGTTGGCGGCGCAAGCCGCAGCCGACATCGGGCGAAGCGGTGCGTGGCGCGCTGCTCGCAGGATTGCGCTTCGCGCGCTCGTCGCCGCGCCTGCGGCGCGTGCTGCGCAGCACACTGCCGTTCGCTTTTTGCGCCAGCGCGGTGTGGTCGCTGCTGCCGGTAGTTGCCGCCGATCGCTTCGGCCTGCAATCAGGCGGCTACGGAGTGCTGCTCGGAGCCGTCGGGCTCGGCGCGGTGGCAGGCGTGGCGGCGATTCCGCGCTTGCGGTCGAGCGTCGGGCCGAACGGGCTGGTGATCGGCGGCGGCGCACTGCTCGCCGCGAGCTTGCTGGTGCTCGCCCTGGCACCTTCAGCGGCGCTGGCGAGTCCCGCGCTGATCGTCGCCGGCAGCGCCTGGATCGCCGCCGTATCTTCCTTGAACGCCTGCGCACAAACGATCTTGCCGGCGTGGGTGCGAGCCCGTGGTCTGGCCGTCTTCCTGCTCACGTTGCAAGGCGGACAGGCGGCCGGTGCAGCGCTTTGGGGGGCGCTCGCGGACGCGCAGGACGTGCGTTTGCCGCTCCTGTTGGCGGCTGCGGGGCTCGTGGCCAACGCGCTTGCCGGGCTGCGCTGGCCGGTACGCGGCGGTGAGGACCTCGACCTCACTCCCGCAGCCAGCTGGAGCGAGCCGCAGCTGGCGATCGAGCCCGCGCCGGGAGCAGGCCCGGTGCTAGTGAGCGTGGAGTACCGGGTTCCTCACGACGCGCAAAGCGCCTTCGAGCAAGCCATGCGCGCGGTCGAGCGATCGCGCCGGCGGGCCGGTGCACGTCGCTGGGGTCTCTTCCGCGACCTCGCCGACCCGGAGCGCTACCTCGAAGTTTTCCTGCTGCCGTCGTGGGAGGAGCACCTGCAGCTGCGGCGCCGTTTGACCGTCGCCGACCTGCGCTTCTACGAGCGCGTGCGCGAGTTGACGAGCGCAGAGCCGGTCGAGCGCCACCTGGTTGCAGCCGGGGAGCCCCATTCCGCGGTCGCGCAGTAG
- a CDS encoding phosphomannomutase/phosphoglucomutase, with protein sequence MAGAAVDSSIFKAYDVRGIYPDQIDEDLAERIGRAFAQVVSRLEGVETQKLRLALCRDVRLSSPALAKRYAAGMAATGASVLDLGTTPTEVLYYAVGARGLDGGLACTASHNPPEWTGAKLVRRGALALSGDSGIAELRALVERPPAEMGIADGSPASQPSGRVERVDLLDEYRARVRSFIDPAAVRAMKLVVDGGNGVAKIGVGPLLAELPLTLVPIAWEPDGRFPEHEPNPLLPENRELVIRRVLAERADLGIAWDGDADRCFFIDDTGRFVDGDFLTALLAEAILEKEPGATILYDVRASRAVRDTVERAGGRALVNRVGHAFFKARMRETGAVFGGEVSGHYYFRDFYCCDSGSIPALLVLELVSKRGKPLSELLEPLRSRYFISGEINSRVADPQAKMQEIAERYADAEISWLDGISVDYPDWHFNVRPSNTEPLLRLNLESLVSPEHMAAKRDEVLALIRS encoded by the coding sequence GTGGCGGGCGCCGCGGTCGACAGCTCGATCTTCAAGGCCTACGACGTTCGGGGGATCTACCCCGATCAAATCGACGAGGACCTGGCCGAGCGGATCGGACGGGCCTTCGCGCAGGTTGTGTCGCGGCTCGAAGGCGTCGAGACGCAGAAGCTGCGGCTCGCCTTGTGCCGCGACGTGCGCCTCTCATCGCCCGCCCTTGCCAAGCGCTACGCAGCTGGGATGGCCGCCACCGGCGCCAGCGTGCTCGACCTCGGGACGACGCCAACCGAGGTTCTCTACTACGCGGTCGGCGCGCGCGGACTCGACGGCGGCCTCGCCTGCACCGCGTCCCACAACCCACCCGAGTGGACGGGCGCGAAACTCGTGCGCCGGGGAGCGCTGGCGCTGTCGGGCGACTCCGGCATCGCAGAGCTCCGCGCGCTCGTCGAGCGTCCGCCCGCCGAGATGGGGATCGCTGACGGCAGCCCGGCCTCGCAGCCGAGCGGGCGGGTTGAGCGAGTAGATCTGCTCGACGAGTACCGGGCACGTGTGCGGTCGTTCATCGACCCGGCGGCGGTGCGTGCGATGAAACTCGTCGTCGACGGCGGCAACGGAGTTGCGAAGATCGGCGTTGGGCCCCTGCTGGCGGAGCTACCGCTGACCTTGGTACCGATCGCGTGGGAGCCCGACGGACGGTTCCCGGAGCACGAGCCGAACCCCCTACTACCCGAGAATCGAGAGCTGGTAATCCGGCGCGTGCTCGCGGAACGCGCGGACCTCGGGATCGCCTGGGATGGCGACGCCGACCGTTGTTTCTTCATCGACGACACCGGCCGCTTCGTCGACGGTGATTTCCTGACCGCGCTGCTGGCGGAGGCAATCCTCGAAAAAGAGCCCGGGGCGACGATCCTTTACGACGTGCGCGCAAGTCGCGCGGTGCGCGATACGGTCGAGCGCGCTGGCGGCCGTGCGCTCGTCAACCGGGTCGGTCACGCCTTCTTCAAGGCGCGGATGCGCGAGACCGGTGCGGTGTTCGGTGGCGAGGTCTCTGGTCACTACTACTTCCGCGACTTTTACTGCTGCGACTCGGGGTCGATTCCCGCACTGCTTGTCCTCGAGCTGGTCTCCAAGCGCGGCAAGCCGCTGAGCGAGCTGCTCGAGCCGCTGCGTTCCCGCTACTTCATCTCGGGCGAGATCAACTCGCGTGTCGCTGACCCCCAAGCGAAGATGCAGGAGATCGCGGAGCGCTACGCCGACGCGGAGATCTCCTGGCTTGACGGGATCTCGGTCGACTACCCGGACTGGCACTTCAACGTGCGCCCATCGAACACCGAGCCGTTGCTCCGCCTGAACCTCGAGTCCCTGGTTTCGCCGGAGCACATGGCAGCGAAGCGCGACGAGGTGCTCGCGCTCATCCGCTCCTGA
- a CDS encoding HIT family protein, whose protein sequence is MNDRPLWAPWRIAYIRGPKAGECIFCTKPASADDRANYLLQRGDHCFVLLNAYPYAPGHLMVAPYRHIGDFERLHDDEALELVQLTQRAIRALKVAFRPDGFNVGLNLGKVAGAGFGDHLHLHVVPRWEGDNNFMPVIADTRVINQSLEAAYAELAAAWPREEAGSGAQRETSRAESAPASD, encoded by the coding sequence ATGAACGACCGACCGCTCTGGGCGCCCTGGCGCATCGCCTATATCCGCGGCCCGAAGGCCGGGGAGTGCATCTTCTGCACGAAGCCAGCGTCCGCTGACGACCGCGCCAATTACCTGTTGCAGAGGGGAGATCACTGCTTCGTACTGCTCAACGCCTACCCCTACGCACCGGGTCATCTGATGGTCGCCCCCTACCGTCACATCGGTGACTTCGAGCGCCTCCACGACGACGAGGCGCTGGAGCTCGTGCAGTTGACGCAGCGAGCGATTCGGGCCCTCAAGGTCGCGTTTCGCCCGGATGGCTTCAACGTCGGCTTGAACCTGGGCAAAGTGGCCGGTGCGGGCTTCGGGGATCACCTCCACCTGCACGTGGTCCCACGGTGGGAAGGCGACAACAACTTCATGCCCGTGATCGCGGACACGCGCGTGATCAACCAGTCGCTCGAAGCCGCCTACGCGGAGCTCGCGGCAGCTTGGCCGAGGGAAGAGGCGGGCTCCGGCGCACAGCGCGAGACGAGCCGCGCGGAAAGCGCGCCGGCGAGCGATTAG